One genomic region from Bradyrhizobium icense encodes:
- a CDS encoding PRC-barrel domain-containing protein, whose amino-acid sequence MLKGTRLIAGTAIAFALAMTWLLGTSDAAGPLAAVKTTNASKLSEDLYDGLRGTSLLESSVFSKRGEYLGRVRNAIISRDGQIEHLVVEGGGPLMVPEFVFRVPWNRLGLPVHTGALIADLSDTGAREYGLFLDPKASKNESDGFQMNRLIGDYARLQTGQGFGYVTDLVFSPTGKMMAVLVARDKQAGGGTIAFPYPDKMENWNPSMSYYGLPYITAEQANQAGMAVKMRAFSDTKS is encoded by the coding sequence ATGCTGAAGGGAACAAGATTAATTGCCGGCACCGCGATCGCGTTCGCGCTGGCGATGACATGGCTGCTGGGTACATCGGATGCGGCTGGGCCTTTGGCTGCCGTGAAGACGACGAATGCCAGTAAGCTGTCCGAAGATCTATACGACGGCTTGAGAGGCACGAGCTTGCTGGAGAGCAGCGTGTTCTCGAAGAGAGGCGAGTATCTGGGCCGGGTACGCAACGCGATCATTTCCCGGGATGGGCAGATCGAGCATCTCGTCGTGGAAGGCGGCGGGCCGCTCATGGTCCCCGAGTTCGTCTTTCGCGTCCCTTGGAATCGCCTAGGGCTTCCTGTGCATACCGGTGCTCTGATTGCAGATCTGTCGGATACCGGAGCGCGGGAGTACGGCCTCTTCCTGGATCCGAAAGCAAGCAAGAACGAAAGCGATGGCTTCCAGATGAACAGGCTCATCGGTGACTATGCGCGCCTGCAGACCGGACAAGGATTCGGATATGTGACCGATCTGGTCTTCTCCCCGACCGGAAAAATGATGGCTGTTCTGGTGGCGCGAGACAAGCAAGCCGGCGGCGGCACGATCGCGTTTCCCTATCCGGACAAAATGGAAAACTGGAATCCGTCGATGAGTTACTACGGCCTGCCATACATCACCGCAGAACAAGCGAACCAAGCGGGCATGGCGGTGAAGATGCGGGCTTTCTCCGACACAAAATCCTAG
- a CDS encoding response regulator codes for MSSFLDTNSERALILAPQGRDASVAAGILREGGLIAEICSDLQKLTQEINEGAGLAVLTDSVIRNADIRGLSAWINSQPPWSDFPFIRLTQRGAGLEHNPAASREMAALGNLVFLERPFHPTTFVSIVRTALRGRLRQYEARARLEALHASEAQARSAGDALRRLNENLEARVEERTAELAAANRQLVAQIEERQWVESTLQQLQRLEAIGQLTSGIAHDFNNLLTVVLGNIGFLEKANSISNDSKLRQRLFHMRLATERGAKLTSQLLAFSRRQRLQPKPFDVNKSLENIKDLLPSALGGGITIKTQFRPGIWPALADPTQIELIVLNLVINARDAMANEGTITIETSNAKVGPPERPEEPAAGDYVVIGVDDTGSGMTTEVLAKVFEPFFTTKEIGKGSGLGLSQVLGFAKQSGGGIRIKTRVGEGTSVKVYLPYAAEKSVLEGSALVTDPTHIERRSAVILLVDDDNAVREVTAAILEETGHVVLKVGSGGAALDLLDQHTKVDLVLLDFAMPGMSGVEVARQIQQRVPGLPILFVTGYADKAALGDVAQEGLIKKPFLDDELTTKVSAALMKDAPRFSDKIVVPLRR; via the coding sequence GTGAGCAGCTTTTTAGACACGAACTCCGAGCGCGCGCTCATTCTGGCGCCGCAGGGACGTGATGCGAGTGTTGCCGCTGGCATTTTGCGTGAGGGTGGTCTTATTGCAGAAATATGCTCCGATTTGCAAAAGCTGACGCAAGAGATCAACGAAGGCGCGGGCTTAGCAGTGCTGACCGATAGCGTAATTCGTAATGCAGATATCAGGGGACTTTCTGCCTGGATCAATTCGCAGCCTCCCTGGTCGGATTTTCCTTTTATTCGCCTGACCCAACGCGGTGCGGGACTAGAACACAATCCCGCTGCATCAAGGGAGATGGCAGCTCTCGGCAACTTAGTCTTTTTGGAAAGGCCATTTCATCCCACCACTTTCGTCAGCATTGTGCGGACCGCACTACGCGGGCGGCTGCGGCAGTATGAGGCACGGGCGCGCCTCGAAGCCCTGCATGCGAGCGAAGCCCAAGCACGGTCGGCGGGAGACGCGCTGCGCCGTCTAAATGAAAACCTTGAAGCGCGTGTCGAGGAACGAACCGCGGAATTGGCTGCCGCCAACCGGCAGCTTGTCGCACAAATAGAGGAGCGGCAGTGGGTTGAATCAACCTTGCAACAGCTGCAGAGGCTGGAAGCGATCGGTCAACTCACTTCAGGCATCGCTCACGACTTCAACAATCTGCTCACAGTCGTGCTCGGCAATATTGGATTTCTCGAGAAAGCAAATTCCATTAGCAATGACTCCAAGCTGCGGCAGCGGCTCTTTCACATGCGACTCGCCACCGAGCGCGGCGCAAAATTGACTTCCCAACTGCTCGCGTTCTCCCGGCGCCAACGGCTGCAGCCGAAGCCTTTCGACGTCAACAAATCGCTGGAGAATATAAAGGACCTGCTACCAAGCGCGCTGGGTGGCGGCATCACTATCAAGACGCAATTCAGGCCGGGGATCTGGCCCGCACTCGCCGACCCAACTCAAATAGAACTTATTGTTCTCAATCTCGTAATCAATGCACGCGATGCGATGGCTAATGAGGGAACGATAACCATAGAAACGTCCAACGCAAAAGTGGGGCCTCCTGAAAGACCAGAAGAACCAGCCGCGGGGGACTACGTCGTGATCGGAGTCGATGACACCGGCTCGGGCATGACTACGGAGGTCCTCGCAAAGGTCTTTGAGCCGTTTTTTACGACCAAGGAAATTGGTAAGGGGTCAGGACTGGGATTGAGCCAGGTTCTTGGATTTGCAAAGCAGTCCGGCGGCGGCATACGGATCAAAACTCGCGTCGGAGAAGGAACGTCGGTTAAGGTCTATTTGCCTTACGCCGCCGAAAAGTCTGTTTTGGAGGGCTCGGCCCTGGTTACTGACCCCACCCACATTGAACGGAGAAGCGCAGTCATCTTGCTCGTGGATGACGACAACGCGGTACGCGAAGTTACTGCCGCGATACTGGAGGAAACTGGCCATGTCGTGCTGAAGGTGGGTAGCGGAGGCGCCGCTCTCGATCTGCTCGATCAACACACCAAAGTTGACCTCGTGTTGCTGGATTTTGCGATGCCCGGCATGAGCGGAGTGGAAGTCGCTCGCCAAATTCAACAAAGGGTCCCCGGCCTCCCGATTTTGTTTGTGACTGGATATGCCGACAAAGCTGCCCTCGGAGACGTTGCGCAAGAAGGACTCATCAAAAAGCCGTTCCTTGACGACGAACTCACAACGAAGGTCAGCGCTGCGCTCATGAAAGATGCTCCGCGTTTCAGCGACAAAATCGTCGTGCCGCTTCGGCGTTGA
- a CDS encoding flavin-containing monooxygenase: MTTTPTSSIGPGRTRRHPADLMETGNLLRTQPGAFTEAATTRDLARTAAQRHDVVVIGAGQAGLSVGYHLKRKGIDHVILDAASRVGDVWRQRWDSLRLFTPAKFDGLDGYRFPADKDTFPTKDQMAAYLESYAADMDLPVRLNARVGRLSKVDSRFRVETTRGAYEAGQVVVAAASYQKPRVPEFARELGTDVVQMHSHDYRNPAQLPDGAVLLVGAGNSGAEIAMDLAQTRKVYLSGRDVGHVPFNIEGFAGRKLLQRLVIRGLFHRVLTMRTPIGRKFRSKMHGHGMPLVRTRPGQLERAGVRRIGKITGVRDGRPVSEDGTEVACAAVIWCTGFHSGFDWIDLPVLDEHGTPRHRFGKASDMEGLYFTGLPFQYAVSSMLVSGVGRDARRVADWIAASH, from the coding sequence ATGACTACGACGCCCACGTCTTCGATCGGTCCCGGCCGGACCCGCCGCCATCCGGCAGACCTGATGGAAACCGGCAATCTGCTGAGAACCCAGCCCGGCGCGTTTACCGAGGCTGCGACGACCCGCGACCTGGCCCGGACCGCCGCGCAACGCCACGACGTCGTGGTGATCGGTGCCGGCCAGGCCGGCCTGTCGGTCGGCTATCACCTCAAGCGGAAGGGCATCGACCACGTCATTCTGGATGCCGCCTCCCGTGTCGGTGATGTCTGGCGACAGCGGTGGGATTCGCTCCGGCTCTTCACCCCCGCGAAGTTCGACGGGCTCGACGGCTACCGCTTCCCCGCCGACAAAGACACGTTTCCGACCAAGGACCAGATGGCAGCGTACCTGGAAAGCTACGCTGCCGACATGGACCTGCCGGTTCGCCTAAACGCTCGCGTCGGCCGGCTCTCAAAGGTGGATAGCCGCTTTCGCGTGGAAACCACCCGCGGCGCATACGAAGCCGGCCAAGTGGTGGTCGCGGCTGCAAGCTATCAGAAGCCGCGTGTGCCCGAGTTCGCGCGCGAACTCGGGACTGACGTCGTCCAAATGCACTCGCACGACTACCGCAACCCCGCCCAGCTTCCGGACGGCGCAGTGCTCCTCGTGGGCGCCGGCAATTCCGGCGCCGAGATCGCCATGGACCTGGCACAAACGCGCAAGGTCTATTTGTCCGGTCGCGACGTCGGGCATGTCCCCTTCAATATCGAGGGGTTCGCAGGGCGCAAGTTGCTGCAGCGCCTCGTCATCCGGGGACTGTTCCATCGTGTCCTGACGATGCGGACGCCGATCGGGCGGAAGTTCCGGTCCAAGATGCACGGACACGGCATGCCGCTGGTCCGGACCCGTCCCGGCCAGCTCGAGCGCGCCGGCGTCCGCCGGATCGGGAAGATCACCGGCGTCCGGGACGGCAGGCCGGTATCCGAGGACGGCACCGAAGTGGCGTGCGCCGCCGTGATCTGGTGCACCGGCTTCCATTCCGGTTTCGACTGGATCGATCTGCCGGTGCTCGACGAACACGGCACGCCCCGCCACCGTTTCGGGAAGGCGAGCGACATGGAAGGGCTCTACTTCACCGGACTTCCCTTCCAGTACGCGGTGTCATCGATGCTAGTCTCGGGCGTCGGGCGCGATGCGCGCCGCGTCGCGGATTGGATTGCGGCCAGTCACTAA
- a CDS encoding IS1182 family transposase: MGRFVEGADRSQLTLLPECLEDWVSEDNAVHVIDVFVEALDLHGLGFERVIAKETGRPSYHPAVLLKLYIYGYLNRVQSSRRLEREACRNVEVMWLIGRLAPDHKTIADFRKDNGAAIRKVCAKFVALCRQMGLLQTPSVAIDGSKFKAVNNRDRNFTHTKMARRMAQIEESVGRYLRQLDSADRQEPSEAIIIKTTRIKEKIARLKQEMGRLEVLDAQMRNTPDQQISLTDPDARSMATSGRGSGVVGYNVQVAVDTEHHLIVTHEVINVGNDRGQLARMSKQAKEVLEVDKLEAVADRGYFDGEEILACEEAGVAVTLPKPMTSNAKAEGRFGKQDFAYLPDADVYRCPSGQLLSYHYTNIEHGMTLRRYWSTAACQSCAIKSHCTPSKERRITRWEHEHVVEEVQRRLDSNPDAMRTRRETVEHPFGTIKARMGASHFLMKRLRNVAAEMALHVLAYNLTRVMNIVGKPSLIAAIRAT, encoded by the coding sequence ATGGGACGCTTCGTTGAAGGCGCGGACAGATCCCAGCTGACGCTCTTGCCGGAATGCCTGGAGGATTGGGTAAGCGAGGACAACGCGGTCCATGTGATCGATGTGTTCGTCGAGGCGCTCGACCTGCATGGACTGGGGTTTGAGCGTGTGATCGCCAAGGAGACGGGCCGGCCCTCCTATCATCCGGCAGTCCTTCTGAAGCTTTACATCTACGGTTATCTCAATCGGGTGCAATCCAGTCGGCGCCTGGAACGTGAGGCGTGCCGGAATGTCGAGGTGATGTGGCTGATCGGCCGCCTGGCTCCCGATCACAAGACGATCGCCGATTTCCGGAAGGACAATGGCGCGGCGATCCGGAAGGTTTGCGCGAAGTTCGTTGCGCTATGCCGGCAAATGGGCCTGTTGCAGACCCCGAGCGTCGCGATTGACGGCAGCAAGTTCAAGGCGGTGAACAACCGCGATCGCAACTTCACGCATACCAAGATGGCGAGGCGGATGGCGCAGATCGAGGAAAGCGTCGGTCGATATCTGCGTCAACTCGATAGCGCCGATCGGCAGGAGCCTTCGGAAGCGATCATCATCAAGACAACGAGGATCAAGGAAAAGATCGCTCGGCTGAAGCAGGAGATGGGCCGCCTGGAAGTGCTTGATGCGCAGATGCGTAACACGCCGGATCAACAGATATCGCTCACCGATCCGGATGCCCGTTCGATGGCCACCAGCGGACGCGGATCGGGCGTCGTCGGCTACAATGTCCAGGTCGCTGTGGACACCGAACACCATCTGATTGTTACGCACGAGGTCATAAACGTCGGCAACGACCGTGGGCAGCTTGCTCGGATGTCGAAACAAGCCAAAGAAGTGCTCGAAGTGGACAAACTCGAGGCCGTCGCCGACCGTGGCTACTTCGACGGAGAAGAGATATTAGCCTGCGAAGAGGCTGGCGTTGCAGTCACCTTGCCCAAGCCCATGACGTCGAACGCCAAGGCTGAGGGCCGGTTCGGCAAACAGGACTTCGCCTACCTGCCTGATGCGGACGTCTACCGCTGCCCATCCGGCCAGCTGCTGTCCTATCACTACACCAACATCGAGCATGGAATGACGCTGCGCCGGTACTGGTCGACAGCGGCGTGCCAGAGCTGCGCGATCAAGAGCCATTGTACGCCGTCCAAGGAGCGCCGCATCACGCGCTGGGAGCATGAGCATGTGGTCGAGGAGGTCCAGAGACGGCTCGATTCCAATCCCGACGCCATGCGGACGCGGCGCGAGACGGTCGAGCATCCCTTCGGCACGATCAAAGCCCGTATGGGTGCGAGCCACTTCCTGATGAAGCGCCTACGGAATGTCGCCGCTGAGATGGCGCTGCATGTTCTCGCCTATAACCTCACACGGGTGATGAACATCGTCGGCAAACCGAGCCTGATTGCAGCCATCCGCGCCACCTGA
- a CDS encoding helix-turn-helix transcriptional regulator: protein MLSALDRVYAYHAERGDHDKSARAAFWRGLRSMMIGDVGLGSGWLQRAGKHAEQTAPDSVERGYLLLPQVFMHRGKGAYEAAVEIADKAIAIGQTQDEPDLIALAGSLKGGILFRLGRIDEGYVPIDETMLLANSNRLSPVVTGVVYCEIVASCCRVLEMARAREWTAILDDWCRRNPQAKAFNGVCQVHRAEVLQLEGNWSEAFAEAERAGHGLRGTTEQTARANAAYRRGEILRLRGDYSAADAEYRLAGEGGFDPQPGLPLLRLAQGRHQEAVAMIHRALQTADDLPQKSALLPAAIEISIARDELDTAERLCGEMREIAERFGTEVLTRVADQGYGALALARGAFADAVPALIRARQYWSEFGAPYLVARLRVDIARGCTELGDLESAAMELDAAEMLFHELGAEPDLARTRTLRANRKPSGSHILTAREREVLALMAAGGSNRTIAGKLGLSPKTVNRHVENIFGKLGVSSRAAAVAKALKTNTI from the coding sequence ATGCTATCGGCGCTCGACCGAGTCTACGCGTATCACGCCGAAAGGGGGGATCACGACAAGTCGGCGCGGGCCGCATTCTGGAGGGGCCTCCGGTCGATGATGATCGGAGATGTCGGTCTCGGATCCGGATGGCTTCAGCGCGCCGGCAAGCATGCCGAGCAAACCGCGCCCGACTCTGTGGAGCGCGGCTACCTATTGCTGCCGCAGGTTTTCATGCACCGCGGCAAGGGCGCATATGAAGCCGCGGTCGAGATCGCCGACAAGGCGATTGCCATAGGCCAGACCCAGGATGAGCCGGACCTGATAGCCCTGGCCGGCAGCCTGAAGGGCGGAATACTCTTCCGGCTCGGGCGGATCGACGAGGGCTACGTTCCGATCGATGAGACAATGCTGCTGGCCAACAGCAACCGACTTTCGCCAGTTGTTACCGGTGTCGTCTACTGCGAGATCGTGGCCTCCTGCTGTCGCGTGCTGGAGATGGCGCGCGCGCGCGAATGGACCGCGATCCTGGACGACTGGTGCCGGCGCAATCCCCAAGCGAAAGCCTTCAACGGTGTCTGCCAGGTGCACCGGGCCGAGGTCCTGCAGCTCGAGGGAAACTGGAGCGAGGCGTTCGCGGAAGCCGAACGCGCGGGCCACGGTCTCAGGGGGACGACCGAGCAAACCGCCAGGGCCAATGCTGCTTACCGACGCGGCGAAATCCTGCGGCTCCGCGGCGACTACAGCGCCGCCGACGCCGAATATCGCCTTGCCGGCGAGGGTGGCTTCGACCCGCAGCCAGGGTTGCCCCTCCTCCGGCTGGCGCAAGGCCGGCACCAGGAGGCGGTTGCCATGATCCACCGGGCGCTGCAAACAGCGGACGACCTGCCGCAGAAGAGCGCGCTGCTGCCGGCGGCCATAGAAATCTCCATCGCCCGCGATGAGCTGGACACTGCCGAGCGCCTGTGCGGCGAGATGCGGGAGATCGCGGAAAGATTCGGCACGGAAGTCCTGACCCGCGTCGCCGACCAGGGCTATGGGGCACTGGCGCTAGCGCGTGGCGCCTTTGCCGATGCGGTTCCCGCGCTGATCCGCGCGCGGCAGTATTGGTCGGAATTCGGCGCGCCCTACCTGGTGGCGCGGCTGCGCGTCGACATCGCGCGCGGCTGCACGGAGCTTGGCGACCTCGAGAGTGCCGCGATGGAGCTCGATGCGGCCGAGATGCTGTTCCACGAACTCGGCGCCGAACCCGACCTGGCGCGGACCCGGACACTCCGGGCGAACAGGAAACCCTCCGGCTCGCACATCCTCACCGCACGCGAGCGGGAAGTGCTGGCGCTAATGGCTGCGGGAGGATCTAACCGCACGATTGCCGGGAAACTTGGCCTCAGCCCGAAAACGGTGAACCGTCATGTCGAGAACATCTTTGGCAAGTTGGGCGTGTCCTCGCGGGCCGCTGCCGTCGCCAAGGCGCTCAAGACCAACACGATCTGA
- a CDS encoding bile acid:sodium symporter family protein, whose protein sequence is MEAIDQALFNFSPKIGMAVAVMVGFLVFAVALDLTWDQFRRVLRKPKAPGIGLLAQYLILPGVAFGVGLLIAGTPSIALGLLLVACCPAGALSNYLTGVARGSVATSVSMTATSTLFSVLVTPLLFAFWASMNPETKAVLEQIEIDPKRAAMVLLIMLIVPVAAGLIIRAWRPETADKIRLSARRIAGVVFAVVVAILLLGNVKVLGSFAQIALLPVLITFAIAVVLGWGLARVSGPMAADRRAVTLEVAFQNVALAVGLAVAFFPELAGVAITSILWGVVHLTIGFAIAAMWMRIPIADDPAVASRSLLSSYRSASAPRT, encoded by the coding sequence ATGGAAGCGATTGATCAGGCTTTGTTCAACTTCAGCCCAAAGATCGGGATGGCTGTCGCAGTCATGGTCGGCTTTCTGGTCTTTGCCGTGGCGCTGGACCTGACCTGGGATCAGTTCCGGAGGGTTCTGAGGAAGCCCAAGGCGCCCGGCATCGGACTCCTGGCGCAATACCTCATCCTGCCCGGGGTCGCTTTCGGCGTCGGCCTACTGATAGCCGGCACGCCGAGCATCGCGCTCGGTTTGTTGCTCGTCGCGTGTTGTCCGGCCGGAGCGCTGTCGAACTACCTTACCGGAGTCGCTCGAGGAAGCGTGGCCACCTCGGTCAGCATGACGGCGACCTCAACATTGTTTAGCGTCCTGGTCACGCCCCTATTGTTCGCATTCTGGGCGTCAATGAACCCCGAGACCAAGGCCGTCCTCGAACAGATCGAAATCGATCCCAAGCGGGCGGCCATGGTGCTCCTTATCATGCTGATCGTCCCAGTCGCCGCTGGCCTGATTATTCGCGCCTGGCGTCCGGAGACCGCCGACAAGATCCGGCTGTCGGCGCGCCGCATCGCTGGCGTCGTATTCGCCGTCGTCGTGGCGATTCTGCTCCTCGGCAACGTCAAGGTCCTCGGCAGCTTCGCCCAGATTGCACTTCTCCCGGTGCTCATCACCTTCGCCATCGCCGTGGTGCTGGGCTGGGGGCTAGCCCGGGTTTCGGGTCCGATGGCTGCCGACCGTCGCGCTGTGACTCTCGAGGTCGCGTTCCAGAACGTCGCGCTCGCCGTCGGACTGGCCGTGGCCTTCTTCCCAGAGTTGGCTGGTGTCGCCATCACGTCCATTCTGTGGGGCGTCGTCCACCTCACCATCGGGTTTGCAATCGCGGCGATGTGGATGCGCATCCCCATCGCAGACGATCCGGCGGTGGCGAGCCGATCGCTCCTCAGCTCCTACCGCAGCGCCTCCGCACCGCGTACGTAA
- a CDS encoding BA14K family protein yields MSFERNLRIAAVVICASAPFAGSAAAAPMIPAGTVHADAGNVVNVGWRGNRWHHGHHGWRHGYRRHYGWGPAVGGLAAGAIIGGAIANSRAQALENDAYCSQRFKSYDPRSGTYLGYDGLRHPCP; encoded by the coding sequence ATGAGCTTTGAACGCAATTTGCGTATCGCGGCCGTTGTCATCTGCGCTTCGGCGCCATTTGCCGGATCGGCCGCGGCGGCACCGATGATTCCAGCGGGTACAGTCCATGCGGACGCCGGAAATGTCGTGAATGTCGGATGGCGAGGTAACCGCTGGCACCATGGTCATCACGGTTGGCGGCACGGCTATCGCCGGCACTATGGTTGGGGTCCCGCCGTTGGCGGACTGGCCGCGGGCGCCATCATTGGGGGCGCAATCGCCAATAGCCGCGCGCAGGCGCTCGAGAATGACGCCTACTGCTCGCAGCGTTTCAAATCCTACGATCCGCGCTCCGGAACGTACCTCGGCTACGACGGTCTACGGCATCCTTGCCCGTAA
- a CDS encoding IS110 family transposase, protein MSEVIIIGLDIAKHVFHAHGADERGRAIFSKRISRGKLLDFFAAQPSCTVALEACGGAHHWARQLTQLGHEVRLIPPAYVKPFVKRQKNDAIDAEAICEAAQRPSMRFVAVKSEQQQAAGLVFRTRDLLVRQRTQLINAIRGHLTEYGWVAPKGPSHVAMLADLIEEEEMVSSLPEAAHTMFRVMLDLLAGLNGKIADLDKEIARRAREDEVSRRLMTIPGIGPISATAITALAPPAETFAKGRDFAAWLGLTPLQRSTGGKQKLGATSKMGERTLRRLLIIGSSAVVQQASKRGAPKGSWLEQMLARKPRMLVTVALANKMARIVWALLVKQENYRAPVAAKA, encoded by the coding sequence GTGTCAGAGGTTATCATAATCGGTCTGGATATCGCCAAGCATGTTTTTCACGCGCACGGAGCGGATGAGCGGGGTCGAGCGATATTCAGCAAGCGGATCAGCCGAGGAAAGCTGCTGGATTTCTTCGCAGCCCAGCCGAGTTGCACGGTAGCGCTGGAGGCATGTGGCGGAGCACATCACTGGGCCCGTCAGCTCACCCAACTCGGCCATGAAGTTCGGCTGATCCCGCCCGCCTATGTAAAACCGTTCGTGAAGCGGCAAAAGAACGACGCGATCGATGCCGAGGCGATCTGCGAGGCAGCGCAGCGGCCGAGCATGCGGTTCGTGGCCGTGAAGAGCGAGCAGCAACAAGCGGCGGGTCTGGTGTTTCGGACCCGTGATCTGTTAGTGCGGCAGCGAACCCAGCTCATCAACGCGATTCGGGGACACCTCACTGAATATGGTTGGGTCGCACCCAAGGGACCATCGCATGTGGCGATGCTTGCCGACCTGATCGAGGAAGAAGAGATGGTCAGCTCGCTTCCAGAAGCGGCCCACACCATGTTCCGAGTGATGTTAGACCTGCTCGCCGGCCTCAATGGCAAGATCGCGGATCTCGACAAGGAGATCGCCCGACGTGCCCGCGAGGACGAAGTATCGCGAAGGCTGATGACCATTCCCGGCATTGGCCCAATCTCCGCTACCGCGATCACCGCTCTAGCACCGCCGGCCGAGACCTTTGCCAAGGGCCGGGACTTTGCCGCCTGGCTGGGTCTTACGCCTCTTCAAAGATCGACAGGCGGCAAGCAGAAGCTCGGTGCGACATCCAAAATGGGTGAGCGCACACTCAGGCGCCTCCTCATCATCGGCAGCAGCGCCGTCGTGCAGCAGGCAAGCAAACGGGGCGCACCAAAGGGTTCGTGGCTCGAACAGATGCTGGCTCGCAAACCACGCATGCTGGTAACCGTCGCGCTCGCCAACAAGATGGCGCGGATTGTCTGGGCACTACTTGTAAAGCAGGAAAACTACAGAGCTCCGGTCGCCGCCAAGGCGTAA
- the opgC gene encoding OpgC domain-containing protein, giving the protein MSNEQLYSGRHERHRILFTNYRDVRLDLFRGAALWALFLDHAPQNVTQWVTIQNYGSSGAADLFVVISGHTTCFASWYWD; this is encoded by the coding sequence ATGTCGAACGAGCAGCTCTACTCAGGCCGTCATGAGCGCCACCGTATTCTCTTTACGAACTATCGCGATGTTCGTCTCGATCTGTTTCGAGGTGCGGCACTTTGGGCACTCTTTCTGGACCACGCTCCTCAGAATGTGACGCAATGGGTCACAATCCAAAACTACGGATCCAGCGGTGCCGCGGACCTGTTCGTTGTCATTTCCGGCCATACGACTTGCTTTGCATCATGGTATTGGGACTGA
- a CDS encoding PRC-barrel domain-containing protein — MPKEDELSSKLIGVYVRDSANQSIGTIKDIAFNENGIDGYIL; from the coding sequence GTGCCAAAGGAGGACGAGCTCAGTTCGAAACTCATTGGCGTTTACGTCCGCGATAGCGCGAACCAGAGCATCGGAACGATCAAGGATATCGCCTTCAACGAGAATGGAATCGACGGCTACATTCTTTAG
- a CDS encoding DUF7282 domain-containing protein, translating to MKNWLRENWAIYLPVGGILLFAAGLVIMIVLQSRYPDIEVADQELVGGKVTIDMAFLKSDGFVAIHPSSPDGQLVGSSSIGHVSLKSGQSFLVEIRLKQRVESGTKLFAVVHHDTGADQRYDFRQGETEKDPIVFLGGEPVAVAFLVSAEERAIEARGALRVSDERPEK from the coding sequence GTGAAAAACTGGCTTCGCGAGAACTGGGCGATCTACCTACCGGTGGGAGGCATTTTGTTGTTCGCGGCCGGCTTAGTCATCATGATTGTTCTACAATCGCGTTATCCTGACATTGAGGTGGCGGATCAAGAGCTCGTCGGCGGCAAGGTGACCATCGATATGGCCTTTCTTAAATCAGATGGGTTTGTAGCGATTCACCCGAGCAGTCCCGATGGCCAGCTTGTGGGCTCCTCCTCAATCGGGCACGTTTCGCTCAAGTCCGGGCAGAGCTTTCTTGTCGAGATCAGGCTGAAGCAACGGGTGGAAAGCGGCACCAAGCTGTTCGCTGTGGTTCACCACGATACAGGCGCAGACCAGCGCTACGACTTCAGGCAAGGCGAAACCGAGAAAGACCCGATCGTCTTCCTCGGCGGCGAGCCGGTCGCCGTTGCTTTCCTTGTGAGCGCTGAAGAACGGGCGATCGAAGCTCGGGGCGCACTCAGAGTCTCTGACGAGCGCCCCGAGAAATGA